In Zingiber officinale cultivar Zhangliang chromosome 6A, Zo_v1.1, whole genome shotgun sequence, a single genomic region encodes these proteins:
- the LOC121998303 gene encoding AT-hook motif nuclear-localized protein 23-like, producing MAGMDLSTTTRYGHHLHHHPNLHLSHQHHPNSDDDNDGSANGDNHDQFSGAAEHDGSPYAPQGGDAGSRRPRGRPPGSKNKPKPPVIITRESANVLRAHMLEVGAGCDVFDCIATYAHRRQRGVCVLSGSGVVTNVTLRQPSGPAAGGGVVTLQGRYEILLLAGSFLPPPAPPGATSLSIFLAGGQGQVVGGNVVGALYASGPVIIIAASFTNVAYERLPLEEEEALPQQGGDGNSGGSGNSAFPDPSSMLPLFNLPLNNMSQLPPGVDAHGWASSSTGRPALF from the coding sequence ATGGCTGGGATGGATCTGAGCACCACCACCAGGTACGGTcaccaccttcatcaccaccCCAACCTCCACCTCTCGCACCAGCACCACCCTAACTCCGATGACGACAACGACGGCAGCGCCAACGGAGACAATCATGACCAATTCAGCGGCGCAGCGGAACACGACGGGTCTCCGTACGCTCCGCAGGGAGGGGACGCGGGATCGCGGCGGCCGCGCGGGCGGCCGCCGGGGTCGAAGAACAAGCCGAAGCCTCCGGTGATCATCACGCGGGAGAGCGCCAACGTGCTGCGCGCCCACATGCTGGAGGTGGGCGCCGGCTGCGACGTCTTCGACTGCATCGCCACCTACGCCCACCGCCGGCAGCGCGGTGTCTGCGTCCTCAGCGGCAGCGGCGTCGTCACCAACGTCACGCTCCGCCAGCCCTCGGGGCCGGCCGCCGGCGGCGGGGTGGTGACGCTGCAGGGCCGGTACGAGATTCTCTTGCTGGCGGGCTCGTTTCTCCCGCCTCCGGCGCCACCGGGGGCCACAAGCCTCTCCATATTCCTCGCCGGCGGGCAGGGTCAGGTGGTTGGGGGGAACGTCGTGGGCGCGCTCTACGCATCGGGGCCGGTCATCATCATCGCCGCCTCGTTCACCAACGTGGCCTACGAGCGGCTGCCGCTGGAAGAGGAGGAAGCACTGCCGCAACAAGGAGGAGATGGAAACAGCGGCGGAAGCGGGAACAGTGCCTTCCCCGACCCCTCCTCCATGCTGCCATTGTTCAATTTGCCGCTGAACAATATGAGCCAGTTGCCGCCGGGAGTGGATGCACACGGTTGGGCCTCCTCCTCTACCGGCCGGCCGGCACTGTTCTGA